Proteins encoded by one window of Pseudomonadota bacterium:
- a CDS encoding ribonucleoside-diphosphate reductase subunit alpha: MFKDVVQLSGKQRVHVDRSRDRLLTSFSKATLENRYLLPGESYQDAFARVASYYGEDQAHAQRIYDYISRLWFMPATPVLSNGGSNRGLPISCFLNEADDSLASIVDIWTENVWLASRGGGIGSYWGNLRSIGEKISINGTTSGIMPFIRVMDTLTLAISQGSLRRGNAAVYLQVSHPEIEEFIEIRRPTGGDPNRKAQNLHHGVLIPDAFMRAVENDEEWALISPRDGSVIRMLSARALWIRLLTARVETGEPYFIFIDNVNRAIPEHHKLAGLAVKMSNLCSEITLPTGIDHHGKRRTAVCCLSSVNLEYFNEWRDDPLFIEDILRFLDNVLDDFTTRAPDTMASARYAAMRERSVGLGMMGFHSFLQANEIPIESALAKAWNRKIFKHIDAQSQIVSEKLADEKGACPDAAEFGFNKRFSNTTAIAPTASISTICGQTSPGIEPYAANSYNHKTLSGSYSVHNKHLEKLLQEKGRDDEETWTSITVNEGSVQHLDFLSDHEKAVFKTAFEIDQRWLIDLSADRTPFISQAQSLNVFMPSNIHKRDLHQIHFQAWQRGVKSMYYCRSKSIQRAEVVATNHMQRGVVAANDAVAIQPEINYEECLACQ; encoded by the coding sequence ATGTTTAAAGACGTTGTACAATTATCAGGCAAACAACGAGTTCATGTGGATCGCTCACGTGACCGGCTGTTGACCAGTTTCAGTAAGGCAACCCTTGAAAATCGATATTTATTACCTGGAGAGAGTTACCAAGATGCTTTTGCACGGGTGGCAAGCTACTATGGTGAGGATCAAGCTCATGCCCAGCGGATTTATGATTACATCAGCCGTTTGTGGTTTATGCCTGCAACTCCAGTGTTGAGTAATGGAGGTAGCAATAGGGGATTGCCGATCTCATGCTTTTTAAACGAGGCGGATGATAGCTTGGCTAGCATTGTTGATATTTGGACTGAAAATGTGTGGCTGGCTTCTCGAGGTGGTGGTATTGGAAGTTACTGGGGGAACTTGCGATCCATTGGGGAGAAGATATCTATCAATGGGACCACTTCTGGAATCATGCCCTTTATCCGTGTGATGGACACATTGACTCTAGCAATTAGCCAGGGTTCGCTGCGCCGCGGTAATGCAGCCGTTTATTTACAGGTAAGCCATCCCGAGATCGAAGAGTTTATTGAAATTCGTCGCCCCACTGGTGGGGATCCAAATCGTAAAGCACAAAATTTGCACCATGGAGTTTTAATTCCCGATGCATTTATGCGCGCAGTTGAAAACGATGAAGAATGGGCCTTGATCAGTCCTCGGGATGGCTCAGTCATACGAATGTTGTCAGCACGTGCTTTGTGGATTCGGCTTCTAACAGCGCGAGTCGAGACTGGAGAGCCGTACTTCATCTTTATTGATAATGTTAATCGAGCTATTCCAGAGCATCATAAGCTTGCAGGTCTTGCTGTTAAGATGTCAAATTTGTGTAGTGAGATTACGCTTCCAACTGGTATTGATCACCATGGAAAACGGCGTACAGCTGTATGCTGCCTGTCATCTGTGAATTTAGAATACTTCAATGAATGGCGCGATGATCCTCTGTTTATTGAAGATATTTTGCGATTTTTAGACAATGTATTGGATGATTTTACCACCCGTGCTCCTGATACGATGGCTTCAGCTCGTTATGCAGCTATGCGTGAGCGCAGCGTGGGACTTGGTATGATGGGTTTTCACTCTTTTTTGCAGGCCAATGAAATCCCAATTGAGTCAGCCCTTGCCAAAGCGTGGAATAGAAAAATATTTAAGCACATTGATGCGCAGTCCCAGATTGTGTCAGAAAAGTTGGCAGATGAAAAGGGAGCCTGTCCGGATGCAGCCGAATTTGGCTTTAATAAACGCTTTTCAAATACTACGGCAATTGCTCCCACGGCTTCAATTTCCACAATCTGCGGTCAAACATCGCCCGGTATTGAACCTTATGCAGCCAATAGCTATAATCACAAAACCCTTTCAGGTAGCTATAGTGTACACAACAAGCATCTTGAAAAGTTGTTGCAAGAAAAGGGTAGAGATGATGAGGAAACTTGGACCTCGATTACGGTGAATGAAGGATCTGTGCAGCATCTGGACTTTTTGTCTGATCACGAAAAAGCTGTATTTAAAACGGCATTCGAAATTGATCAGCGTTGGCTAATCGACTTATCTGCAGATCGTACACCCTTTATCTCTCAGGCTCAATCTTTGAATGTATTTATGCCTTCTAATATCCACAAGCGTGATTTACATCAAATTCATTTTCAAGCATGGCAACGAGGGGTAAAAAGTATGTATTATTGCCGTTCAAAGTCGATTCAACGAGCTGAAGTTGTGGCAACAAACCATATGCAAAGAGGGGTTGTGGCTGCAAACGATGCAGTTGCGATACAGCCCGAGATAAATTATGAAGAATGCTTAGCCTGTCAGTAA
- a CDS encoding acyloxyacyl hydrolase yields the protein MVIPNLSYCVTAAFFALVIAPTAHSESSDTIEEIRAGLLYHDIKTNLDQRYEKGANVNAELLFTIPDDSILDYIWSPRPHLGVSINTQGGTSQFYGGLTWHFAIYSPIFLELSLGGELHNGRTAEKSSKRQALGSQGLFRESVSLGVEFCQNHTLSVMLDHASNASLTSNNPGLTSLGLRYGYKFS from the coding sequence ATGGTCATACCCAATCTATCTTACTGTGTAACTGCAGCTTTTTTTGCCCTTGTTATAGCGCCCACAGCACATAGTGAATCTTCTGATACTATCGAAGAAATCCGCGCGGGTCTGCTGTATCACGACATAAAAACCAATTTGGATCAACGCTATGAAAAGGGAGCAAATGTCAATGCAGAGCTTCTATTCACAATTCCAGATGATTCCATCCTTGACTACATTTGGTCACCGCGCCCCCACTTAGGCGTCAGCATCAACACCCAGGGGGGAACGAGCCAATTTTATGGAGGCCTTACCTGGCATTTCGCCATTTACTCCCCCATATTTCTCGAACTCTCCCTTGGAGGTGAACTCCACAACGGCCGCACTGCTGAAAAATCGTCCAAACGTCAAGCGCTAGGATCTCAAGGACTGTTCCGTGAAAGTGTAAGTCTGGGCGTTGAATTTTGCCAGAATCACACCCTTTCAGTCATGTTGGATCACGCTTCCAACGCTTCGCTCACCTCAAACAATCCAGGTCTGACAAGTCTTGGTTTGCGCTATGGGTATAAGTTTAGTTAA
- a CDS encoding ribonucleotide-diphosphate reductase subunit beta yields the protein MSLLDANPVYKPFRYPWCYDAWLTQQQIHWLPEEIPLADDVQDWHNKLSAQEHHLLTQIFRFFTQADIEVNNCYMQHYSRVFKPTEVAMMLAAFSNIETVHIAAYSHLLDTIGMPETEYSAFLHYKQMKDKYDYMQLFGVDTKSDIAKTLAVFGAFTEGLQLFASFAILMNFPRFNKMKGMGQIVSWSVRDETLHTQSIIRLFRTFIGEFPEVWTDELRSDLYEACRTIVRHEDAFINLAFELGPIQGLTADEIKNYIRYIGDLRLTQLGLQPIFHIQKNPLPWLDAMLNAVEHANFFENRSTEYSRAATQGSWESAFD from the coding sequence ATGTCATTGTTAGATGCAAATCCTGTCTACAAGCCTTTCCGTTATCCTTGGTGTTATGATGCTTGGCTCACTCAACAACAAATTCACTGGTTACCGGAAGAAATTCCCTTAGCTGATGATGTACAGGACTGGCATAACAAACTAAGTGCCCAGGAGCATCATTTGCTCACCCAAATATTTCGCTTTTTTACACAAGCGGATATTGAAGTTAACAACTGTTACATGCAACACTATTCCCGTGTATTCAAGCCTACAGAAGTAGCGATGATGCTTGCAGCCTTTTCTAACATTGAAACCGTTCACATTGCAGCTTATTCGCACTTGTTGGATACAATTGGCATGCCCGAAACTGAATACTCAGCTTTTTTGCACTATAAGCAGATGAAAGACAAGTATGACTATATGCAGCTCTTTGGGGTCGATACAAAAAGTGATATTGCCAAAACTTTAGCCGTTTTTGGAGCCTTCACTGAGGGCCTGCAATTGTTTGCAAGTTTTGCGATTTTGATGAATTTTCCTCGCTTTAATAAGATGAAGGGAATGGGACAAATTGTTTCGTGGTCGGTTCGTGATGAAACCCTACATACACAATCGATTATTCGGTTGTTTCGCACCTTCATTGGTGAATTTCCAGAAGTATGGACTGATGAGCTGAGGTCAGATCTCTACGAAGCTTGCCGCACAATTGTGCGTCATGAAGATGCCTTTATTAACCTTGCTTTTGAGCTTGGTCCGATTCAAGGGCTTACAGCTGATGAAATTAAAAACTATATACGCTACATCGGGGATTTACGCTTAACCCAACTGGGCCTGCAGCCAATTTTTCATATTCAAAAAAATCCTTTGCCTTGGTTGGATGCCATGTTAAATGCAGTTGAGCATGCTAATTTCTTTGAAAATCGATCGACTGAATATTCACGAGCTGCAACGCAAGGGTCATGGGAGAGTGCGTTTGATTAG
- a CDS encoding AAA family ATPase, whose amino-acid sequence MQRKKALKRYLKIDLPQNQSLFLWGARKTGKSTFLKNNFQVSLYYDFLIHNNYLNYSINPSVLREEIQYHFAKGINKPIIIDEVQKIPGILDEVHWMIENLGVSFILCGSSLRRLKHTGANLLGGRAWRQLFFPLVYPEFSKLDLLRIFNNGLIPSYWPEILTEVHPLFRGDARVAITQRQSAILIVVDAQF is encoded by the coding sequence ATGCAACGGAAAAAAGCGCTTAAGCGTTACCTAAAAATAGATCTTCCCCAAAATCAATCTTTATTTTTATGGGGAGCACGTAAAACTGGAAAATCAACATTTCTAAAGAATAATTTTCAAGTAAGTCTTTATTATGATTTTTTAATACATAATAATTACTTAAATTATTCGATAAATCCTTCTGTATTACGAGAAGAGATTCAATATCATTTTGCTAAAGGTATCAATAAGCCTATTATTATTGATGAGGTTCAAAAAATTCCTGGAATACTTGATGAGGTTCACTGGATGATTGAGAATCTTGGAGTAAGCTTTATTCTTTGTGGATCAAGCCTGAGAAGGTTGAAGCACACAGGCGCAAACTTATTAGGTGGGCGCGCATGGCGGCAATTATTTTTTCCATTAGTCTATCCAGAATTTTCTAAACTTGATCTACTGCGTATTTTTAACAATGGCTTGATTCCCTCCTATTGGCCAGAAATTCTGACCGAAGTTCACCCCCTTTTTAGGGGGGATGCAAGGGTTGCAATTACGCAACGACAATCCGCAATTTTAATTGTCGTTGATGCGCAATTCTAA